A window from Sphingobium sp. EM0848 encodes these proteins:
- a CDS encoding protein-L-isoaspartate O-methyltransferase translates to MTEQNFSSMRTAMVESQLRTSDVDDQRVIAAMAHVAREDFVPVERRAMTYVDRPIPLDNGRSLNPPLITGRLLKEAQIAPGDKVLLVGAATGYSAALLATMGTKVTAVEEEGGPEISVAGVTVVRGPLNAGAPAGAPYDVLFIEGAVEEVPAALVGQLADGARVVTGIVERGVTRLCSGRVVAGALGLASLADLEMVVLPGFAAPERFVF, encoded by the coding sequence GTGACCGAGCAGAATTTTTCATCGATGCGGACCGCCATGGTCGAAAGCCAGCTTCGCACCAGCGATGTGGACGATCAGCGCGTGATCGCGGCGATGGCGCATGTCGCGCGTGAGGATTTCGTGCCGGTTGAGCGCCGGGCGATGACCTATGTCGACCGCCCGATTCCGCTGGATAACGGTCGCTCGCTCAATCCGCCGCTGATCACCGGGCGCCTGCTGAAGGAAGCCCAGATCGCGCCGGGCGACAAGGTGCTGCTGGTCGGCGCCGCCACCGGCTACAGCGCCGCCTTGCTCGCGACGATGGGGACGAAGGTGACCGCGGTCGAGGAAGAAGGCGGGCCGGAGATTTCGGTTGCGGGCGTCACTGTCGTGCGCGGTCCGCTGAACGCCGGTGCGCCTGCCGGTGCGCCCTATGACGTGCTGTTCATCGAAGGCGCAGTGGAGGAAGTCCCCGCCGCGCTCGTCGGGCAGCTTGCCGATGGCGCGCGCGTGGTGACGGGAATTGTCGAGCGTGGCGTCACACGTTTGTGCAGCGGTCGTGTGGTGGCTGGCGCTTTGGGGCTTGCCAGCCTTGCCGATCTGGAAATGGTGGTGCTTCCGGGCTTTGCCGCTCCGGAGCGATTTGTGTTCTAG
- a CDS encoding DUF2497 domain-containing protein: protein MGDMSKEPSMEDILSSIKRIIAEEGEEVVQTLPRRVRGEAVPKAAPRAPAAPDAAVEQASEATMDEVLELTDEVAAEEPMPAHRTSRAPRPVAEESDASILSVESEVAARHSLSALSSMLVAPKEGEDNTLDGLVRSLLKPMLKDWLDARLPQMVEEMVAKEIARITGR from the coding sequence ATGGGTGACATGAGCAAGGAACCCTCGATGGAGGACATCCTCTCTTCCATCAAGCGGATCATCGCGGAAGAGGGCGAGGAGGTCGTGCAGACCCTGCCGCGCCGGGTGCGCGGTGAAGCCGTGCCCAAGGCGGCGCCGCGAGCGCCCGCCGCGCCGGACGCTGCGGTGGAGCAGGCGAGCGAAGCAACGATGGATGAAGTGTTGGAACTGACCGACGAGGTCGCTGCGGAGGAACCCATGCCTGCCCATCGTACATCCCGCGCGCCCCGCCCGGTGGCTGAGGAAAGCGACGCATCCATCCTCTCGGTAGAGAGCGAGGTTGCGGCCCGTCATTCGCTGTCGGCCCTGTCGTCCATGCTGGTGGCGCCGAAGGAAGGCGAGGACAATACGCTGGACGGTCTGGTTCGTTCGCTGCTGAAGCCGATGCTGAAGGACTGGCTGGATGCGCGGTTGCCGCAGATGGTCGAAGAGATGGTGGCCAAGGAAATCGCCCGCATCACCGGCCGTTGA
- a CDS encoding integrase arm-type DNA-binding domain-containing protein, with translation MALTDTAIRNSKPKAKPYKVTDSQGLYLLVNPKGSKLWRLKYRMNGVERKLALGSYPEITLAEARAARDAARRQLAHSIDPNSAKRQARIEASIRANNTFRSVAEELIEKKTREGLAEPTLEKMRWFVKLLGTDFGKRPITEITPQELLHELRKHERRGRLETANLLRSFASRVFRYAVATARAERDPAQLLIGALTTAKVKHFPAITDPATFGALLRAIEDYQGDPAVIYALKLTPHVFQRPGEIRQLEWKEVNFDKAVWIIPEEKMKMRQPHSVPLSRQALAILSEMRSLSGSGRYAFPSIRTRARPISDNTINAALRRMGYSKDQMTAHGFRTSASSLLNESGKWNPDAIERALAHMVAGSVRRIYNQSAYWGERIEMAQWWSDYLDQLRDSGNAPIRR, from the coding sequence ATGGCGCTGACCGATACGGCAATCCGAAACTCCAAGCCAAAAGCGAAGCCTTACAAGGTGACAGATTCTCAGGGGCTTTACCTACTGGTCAACCCAAAGGGCAGCAAGCTGTGGCGCCTCAAATACCGAATGAATGGCGTGGAGCGCAAACTGGCACTGGGGTCTTACCCGGAGATCACGCTAGCCGAGGCGCGCGCGGCGCGCGATGCCGCCCGCAGACAGCTTGCTCATTCAATTGATCCGAACAGTGCCAAACGGCAAGCGCGGATCGAGGCAAGCATCCGCGCCAACAACACCTTCCGCAGCGTGGCCGAGGAACTGATCGAGAAGAAAACGCGGGAGGGGCTGGCGGAACCGACGCTGGAAAAGATGCGCTGGTTCGTGAAGCTGCTTGGCACCGATTTCGGCAAGCGTCCCATAACGGAGATCACGCCGCAGGAACTGCTGCATGAACTGAGGAAACATGAACGACGGGGTCGGCTGGAGACGGCGAATCTCTTGCGATCCTTCGCCAGTCGCGTGTTTCGCTATGCGGTAGCAACGGCACGGGCCGAGCGCGACCCGGCTCAACTGCTAATAGGTGCGCTGACCACAGCAAAGGTCAAACACTTCCCGGCTATCACCGATCCAGCCACGTTCGGCGCATTGCTCCGGGCAATAGAGGATTATCAGGGCGACCCCGCCGTCATATATGCCCTGAAACTCACGCCGCATGTGTTCCAGCGCCCCGGTGAAATCCGACAGTTGGAATGGAAGGAGGTCAACTTCGACAAAGCGGTCTGGATCATTCCCGAAGAGAAGATGAAGATGCGCCAGCCCCATTCGGTGCCCTTGTCCCGGCAAGCGTTGGCGATCCTTTCGGAGATGCGTTCCCTGTCCGGCTCCGGGCGCTACGCCTTTCCATCGATACGGACGCGCGCGAGGCCGATCAGCGATAACACGATCAACGCGGCATTGCGGCGCATGGGTTATTCGAAGGACCAGATGACCGCGCACGGCTTCCGCACGTCCGCGTCCTCGCTCCTGAACGAATCGGGCAAATGGAATCCCGACGCCATCGAGCGGGCACTCGCCCATATGGTCGCGGGCAGCGTGCGACGTATTTACAACCAGTCCGCATATTGGGGCGAACGTATTGAAATGGCGCAATGGTGGAGCGATTATCTGGACCAGTTGCGCGATAGCGGCAACGCACCAATCCGCCGATGA
- a CDS encoding TolC family outer membrane protein, which translates to MTARHQAVRRGAASVLLLISSAMAGAAQAETLQGALAKAYRYNPTLNGARAGLRATDETVPLQKASGRPALNVTGTYTESILKPTISFTSPQRTLDTNAQLSVPIYSGGSVRNSIKAAKTRVAAGQADLRGTESSVFSQVVAAYMDVIRNGAVVALNQANVNALEVNLQATSDRFEVGDVTRTDVAQSESRLALARSDLQNAEANLISSRENYIALVGEAPDNLESPPPLPGLPASVDTAVQVALKDNPDILAAQKLREAQGIDVRAAKGTVLPTVTAFTQGGYTNYLDTLSGSFNGSQINKQAAAGVQLNIPLYQGGRPAAQVRRNKALESQAMEKEIEVERGVIAQTRSAYASWQASLESIQSNQKAVDAANLSLEGVRAENTVGSRTILDILNAEQEAVNAKVQLVTARRNAYVAGFSLLAAMGHAEAGNLNLDAGTLYDPMVNYDRVKGKWFDWDFGPAPKLQSTRTVDSPAQNANVDPALAKP; encoded by the coding sequence ATGACGGCACGACATCAGGCTGTTCGCCGCGGCGCCGCATCGGTTTTGCTGCTCATCTCCTCCGCCATGGCGGGGGCGGCCCAGGCGGAGACGTTGCAGGGCGCGCTCGCCAAGGCCTATCGGTACAACCCGACGCTGAACGGGGCGCGGGCCGGGCTGCGGGCGACAGATGAAACCGTACCGCTTCAGAAGGCTTCGGGGCGGCCGGCGCTGAATGTGACGGGCACCTACACCGAAAGCATATTGAAGCCGACGATCAGCTTCACCTCGCCCCAGCGGACGTTGGACACCAACGCCCAGCTCAGCGTGCCGATCTATTCGGGCGGCAGTGTGCGGAACAGCATCAAGGCTGCCAAGACGCGAGTCGCGGCGGGGCAGGCCGACCTGCGCGGTACGGAATCCAGCGTTTTCTCCCAAGTTGTCGCCGCCTATATGGACGTCATCCGCAACGGTGCGGTCGTTGCGCTCAATCAGGCCAATGTGAACGCGCTGGAGGTCAATCTCCAGGCGACGAGCGACCGGTTCGAGGTTGGCGACGTGACCCGCACCGACGTTGCCCAGTCCGAGTCGCGTCTGGCGCTGGCCCGGTCCGATCTGCAGAATGCGGAAGCCAATCTGATTTCCAGCCGTGAAAATTACATCGCGCTGGTGGGCGAAGCGCCGGACAATCTGGAATCGCCGCCGCCCCTGCCGGGCCTGCCCGCGAGCGTGGATACGGCCGTGCAGGTGGCGCTCAAGGACAATCCCGACATTCTTGCCGCGCAAAAGCTGCGCGAAGCACAGGGTATCGATGTACGCGCCGCGAAGGGTACGGTGCTGCCGACGGTGACCGCCTTCACCCAGGGGGGGTACACCAATTATCTCGACACGCTGAGCGGCAGCTTCAACGGATCGCAGATCAACAAGCAGGCGGCGGCGGGCGTTCAGCTCAATATCCCGCTCTATCAGGGCGGTCGCCCGGCGGCGCAGGTGCGGCGCAACAAGGCGCTCGAGTCGCAGGCGATGGAGAAGGAGATCGAGGTCGAACGCGGTGTGATCGCGCAGACCCGTTCCGCCTATGCAAGTTGGCAAGCCTCGCTGGAGAGCATCCAGTCGAACCAGAAGGCGGTCGATGCCGCGAACCTGTCGCTGGAAGGCGTGCGAGCGGAAAATACGGTCGGCAGCCGTACCATCCTCGACATTTTGAATGCCGAGCAGGAAGCGGTGAACGCGAAGGTCCAGCTCGTGACGGCGCGGCGCAACGCCTATGTCGCGGGTTTCAGCCTGCTGGCCGCCATGGGCCATGCGGAAGCGGGCAACCTCAATCTGGATGCCGGCACGCTGTACGACCCGATGGTTAATTATGACCGGGTGAAGGGCAAGTGGTTCGACTGGGATTTCGGCCCCGCGCCCAAGTTGCAATCGACGCGGACCGTTGACTCGCCGGCGCAAAACGCCAATGTGGACCCCGCATTGGCGAAGCCTTAA